A segment of the Gemmatimonadota bacterium genome:
ATCGAAGACCGCTACGGCAGTCTGCTGGCGGATATCGCCAGGGCCATCGCAGGGCGTCCTCTCCCCATCACCTTCAAGCCGTTCCCCGAGCGCTCGCCTCCGGCCGTAGCGGGCGACGACGTCGCTTCGCTGGCCGTCGGCGGAACGATGCTGGATCCGGCAGCGGCTGCGCTTTCGGTGCCGCCGCGCCCTACAGCTCGCCCCTGCCTCAACGAGATGTATACGTTCGAGCGCTTCGTGGTCGGCGCCAATTCCCAGCTCGCGGCTGCCGCCGCGCGTGCCGTCGCGACATCTCCTGCCAGGCTCTACAACCCCTTGCTTATCTACGGTGGTATCGGTCTGGGCAAAACCCACCTTGCGCATGCCGTGGGGCACCTGTTCCTCGAGCGGTTCCCGGGGCGGCGCATCGCCTATCTGAGCAGCGAGCGCTTCACGAACGATCTCATTGGCGCGATCCAGTCGGGGCGCACCGCCGAGTTCCGCCACCGGTACCGGGAGGTGGAGCTCCTGTTGATCGATGACGTCCAGTTCCTGGGCGGAAAGGAGCGCACGCAAGAGGAATTTTTCCACACCTTCAACACCCTGCATGAGGCCCGGCGCCAGATCGTGCTGATTAGCGACCGAGCTCCCAGCGAGATCAATGGCCTGGATCGGCGCCTCGTTTCGCGCTTCGAGTGGGGACTCGTGGCGGACATCCAGCCGCCCGACCTGGAGACACGGGTTGCCATCGTGCGCGCCAAGGCGGCGGAAGCAGGACTGCGCCTTACCGACGAGGTAATCGAGTTGGCGGCGCGAGCGTGCCGATCGAGCGTCCGCGAGATCGAGGGCACAGTCATCAAGCTGCTGGCTTACGCGTCGCTGACCGGCCGTGAGCTCAGCCGCGAGTTCGCCCAGCAGGTCTTCGGGGACCACCCGGGGCTGACCGCCACGGATGGGCTCTCGCCTAGCCTGATCTGCAGACAGGTGGCCCAAGCGTGGGGCGTCGACGTCGCCGCACTCCGTTCGAGCCGTCGCACCAAGGACGTAACGGTGCCCCGGCACGTAGCCATGTACCTGATGCGCGAGGTCTTGAAACTCTCCCTGGTCGAGGTAGGCCGGCACTTCGGTGGGCGAGATCATTCCACGGTTGTTCATGCGCTGTGCCGCGTCCAGGAGTCAGCGGCTGCGGACGAGCAATTCCGTCAGCGTCTGGACTCCCTACGGGAGGCCCTCAGGTCTAGCCAACAGCCCGAGAGTGGGAAACGCCTCCCGGACAGTGTACGTTCGAATTGAACCTTGCTTCCACACGGTTTCCACAGGCTGCGCTCACAGACGGGTAGGCACCTGTTGGCGAGAGGGCTTCAGGCTGCAACTTGCTCCCTGGCCGAACCGGGGAAGTTGCTCACAAACCCACAGCCACTACTATGAAGACGAGAAATCTTGTTCCTTAAGAATTAGCCTAGACGTTGCGGCGAGCTACTCGAGGCCTCTCGACAGGGGGACGCATGCAATTCACGATCACCAGGGATAACCTGCAGCATGGGCTCGGAGCCGTAGGTGCGAGCATTCCGACGCGCACCACGCTTCCTGTTCTCTCCAACATCCTTCTCGAGGCAGAGGGGGATGCCGTGCGAATGAGCGGAACGGACCTGGACATGGCGGTGCGGCTTCGTGTCCCGGCACAAGTCCAGGAATCGGGCGCGCTGACTGTTCCTGCCAAGAAGTTCCAGGAGCTTGCCCGTGAGTTGCCG
Coding sequences within it:
- the dnaA gene encoding chromosomal replication initiator protein DnaA translates to MSPPSLTAMELTAVELWARILERARPQLAETSFRTWLGPTAPLSLSAAELCIGVRTEFAAEWIEDRYGSLLADIARAIAGRPLPITFKPFPERSPPAVAGDDVASLAVGGTMLDPAAAALSVPPRPTARPCLNEMYTFERFVVGANSQLAAAAARAVATSPARLYNPLLIYGGIGLGKTHLAHAVGHLFLERFPGRRIAYLSSERFTNDLIGAIQSGRTAEFRHRYREVELLLIDDVQFLGGKERTQEEFFHTFNTLHEARRQIVLISDRAPSEINGLDRRLVSRFEWGLVADIQPPDLETRVAIVRAKAAEAGLRLTDEVIELAARACRSSVREIEGTVIKLLAYASLTGRELSREFAQQVFGDHPGLTATDGLSPSLICRQVAQAWGVDVAALRSSRRTKDVTVPRHVAMYLMREVLKLSLVEVGRHFGGRDHSTVVHALCRVQESAAADEQFRQRLDSLREALRSSQQPESGKRLPDSVRSN